One segment of Solanum lycopersicum chromosome 1, SLM_r2.1 DNA contains the following:
- the LOC101252419 gene encoding uncharacterized protein has protein sequence MAMATTTTRSSAAAAAAAAAATPLLSPTTSSLHTITRIPFISATPKCNRPITKLHVSSNPVASSSTSTSKPNQESIFFDGGAHYGDLAANLLLGFTLLWLPLTLASVFRAFYLRYRFTNLRVTVISGLTGQDRSDFSYKVIKDVQVVPRFIGEWGDVIITLKDGTVVDLRSVPKFREIAKYCLSMVDKESSGVSKEANTTDGPKGF, from the coding sequence ATGGCCATGGCCACCACCACTACCCGTTCCTCCGCCGCCGCCGCCGCCGCCGCCGCCGCCGCCACTCCACTCCTCTCTCCGACCACCTCTTccctccacacaattaccagaATACCCTTCATCTCCGCCACACCAAAATGCAACAGGCCAATCACCAAGCTCCACGTGTCCTCCAACCCAGTCGCTTCATCCTCCACCAGTACATCCAAACCCAATCAAGAATCCATCTTTTTCGACGGCGGAGCTCACTATGGAGACCTCGCAGCTAATCTCCTTCTGGGTTTTACTCTTCTTTGGCTTCCATTAACCCTAGCTTCAGTATTTAGGGCTTTTTACTTGAGGTACAGGTTTACCAATTTGAGGGTTACTGTCATTTCCGGGTTAACGGGTCAAGACCGGAGCGATTTCTCGTATAAAGTAATCAAAGATGTTCAGGTTGTTCCAAGATTTATTGGTGAATGGGGTGATGTGATTATTACATTGAAAGATGGTACTGTTGTCGatttgagaagtgttccaaaatTTAGGGAAATTGCTAAGTATTGTCTTTCAATGGTGGATAAAGAGTCGTCTGGAGTTTCGAAGGAGGCTAATACTACTGATGGGCCTAAAGGCTTTTGA